The genomic window tttgataaaatgtttGGGCCCCATGTTGAAATGGACGGCAATGAACATGAACTGATGATGGCGATAGTCGATAGATGACATATATAGTTTGAAACTTTCATTTATGGGACGCAAGTTTTAGTTTCACTTCATATTTAATTTCCTCAAgaacaattaaaataaaaaaattttaaaaagatttgaacCAGTAAAAGTGTAAATGTATGATATCACCTAATTTGGTTGAGATGTATGAACTGACTCTTTCAAAACTAGTAGACCAAAACTTGTTTGTAGCTTAGACCTTAATTTTAACAagtaaaaatactttttttggtccatatagaaaataataacattGACATTTTCGCCATTGGCAATTACTAGCTACTGAGATAGTATATTGTATGGACAAAATGAATAGgtcaacaagaaaacaattaaaaaaaaaattcctcgGAAATGCTAGTGACGTTAGAATATAGAAAAAGTCAATTGTTGCAAGTAAAACCGTGTGAAAAAGGTCAACGGGCCATATAgacaatttaattttagattgTTAAAGTATGATgtagttaaaagaaaaataaaggaaaaaaaaactgaaggtAAGCgatttcaaaagtaaaattaaattgtctatatatatgtaaaacttTGAATTTATACTTCACTATAAGATTTAAGTTATTATATAGTATGTGCttacattttgttaaattttatgaatttagAATAAGACAACTAATAGATTAATCAATGTCTAGTTCTAATTAGGGATTTGAGTATTTGTAACGTAAATCTTAACACTATCCCTCCCCTCCGAAATGATGACCTTTTGATCTCATTTCGTACCAAATTTACTATATGGTCAAACTCGGACTACAATAAGCATGTTAAATTTGATGGATTTTTCGATCATAATCAACCGGCAATTAATATAATAACACATCTCTTCTTACATTATTTCAGATTCGTAATAACATGTTTACATATTCTAAACATAACCATTAATGTCTaaataataaacataaaacatttttacatGTAAAAACATAAGTTACTAAAATAACGAAACCATAAATATCTGtcatcaatatataataagagGTAGATGGATGAGTAATGAAGTATTAAATGATATCCATAGTCCACAACTAAAACCATAAATcactttttttgggtttacTCCTTGGTCCTTTTCTTCTACCGTCCAATAAATGGGaacattttcatcatcacAACAAAGTTTTACTTTTTGGACTCACAATATTTGTTATATCCATTCCACACGTTGAGACAGAAGAGCAATTAGTGACTACTGTAGATGAGTTTTGAACGAGCCAGTCAACAAGAGACTATAAAATCCAGCAATGGTCAACAAAGCAAAAGTGGCCGTACTCTCttggaaaaaaagataagCAACAATAATAGAGAGTACGAGACGGTGCACCGCAACACAGGTGGTTCGTTTCACTCCTACTTGTCGTCGCGTCGGTGcactttttctcctttttactGAACCAACCCCGCGTCTTCTTTTGGAACCTAGCGGCTTCGTTCTTTTGGTCTctcatatttctttattttagtattGTCTCAAACGATTTATTGAATCTTCACTGGCATTCTTTAATTCGTCCTTGTGCTTCCCAGCTGGCTTTTCGCTGTTACGCTATCACTCTCTCATCCTTTGACCTTATCTCTCGCTAACCTATATGTAAacatttattcataaaaaaaaaaaaagattatctCTTTAGATTATTAACGGTAATTACCTTTTAATATAGGCCGTGTTAATCTAGTAGAGTTCCAAAAGTTGTTACTTGGGCAATAATTTCAATAATAGAAAGTTTAGCCAACTTGTATACGTATTTTTTTTCCGTAAGCAAGTTGGGTATTATTACTacaaataaatagttaaatcaTTGAATTGGGGACCAATGAACTTTACAGAAGCCACTATGATTAGATGATATCAATCATATTTAAACGGTTCTGTAACTATATTATTGGTCCTTCGTAAATTAAAAAGACATAAAATTGGCTTTAGTTACCAATTAACAGATCTAAAGATTCTTGAAGACATGAAAAGTGTCATAAATTTGGGTGCCGTCAAAAAGATACGGTTGTCTCCACGTTAGGTACGGTGTGGTACTTGAAGCGACATCACCCTCGTGGTTCAATGTGAACTCAACACGTGGCGAGCTTACCGATATCCTGTACGGTCCTAAGTTTGTTTACGTCAAACTATTATGTCATTTTCTAATAAGTAGAGTATTATATTGTGTATAATGAATTGATTCAAAAACAGTTTCATTATATGCTAAGAACAAAATCTAAGATGCTTGGTTTTAAATTGTTTCGTGAATGAATATGGTCTAAATAAAGAGAACTAAATCCAAGTTCACGATTTTGTCATTTGGAAACCATCTACTATTAGTGAATTGTATTAattgttgattgttttttcaaaCGGTTTACATATggattatatttataaatatatatagtttcataCATGTATCTTGTTTCTTTAGTAATAGTATTTGGGAATTGGGATTGGTCTTGTCAcgttaataaaatttgtaacaaGTTTGTAAAATTCTCTTAAATTCACGCATTTATTATTACCAGGATCCACGCATTGAGATCTGAGCCGACAGTTGTATTCACTTATTTGTATACTTCAAAATACTGATGAACGTTAATGCTCAATGAAGGGAATAAAATCGATGAGATCCAAGCTTAATCTAGCTATTGATTTTATGATTCTTGTTATGCGGAcacatatatcaaatatttttagttcaTTATTTTCGAAGGATTCTTCAAcctatttttaaaagtttgtttttcttctgataaagcctattattaaaaatttacacAATGATTTCTTTCTACGTCATCGATTCTAATGTATAACATTTAAAACGCGAGTACAAATAATTGTTGTACACTTTTCTCAGTGTTACGCGTACCGGCGTACGTAGGCAACTTTAGGTTAAACCGTCTATCATTTTATCCATAGTATATACGTATGTATCTCATTACATACGTATCATGTGTAAAGTTACGCGTATATGACCTCATGTTCAAACTTACTTTTCTAAGTTTTCTTCATCGTATCACTTTTTCAGTACATGCTACTAAAATATACTACTAGGATACGCAAAGGTTTTCATATGGCTTTTAAAGTACTTTAAGAAGCTTTTAACAATTAAGAACATAATggtttgattaattatgtcaattttttttccttgagaTCTATCAATATTTTGACCTATCTCCGTGACCGTTTGATCACTTTTAGGtaattgattaacaaataataacTTAACATCGtagtctatatatacatgttaagttgttacttgttaccacaaaaaagaaaagaaaatgcgTTGTTAATTAGGAATATCTTGTTACCACCGGTGTAACCAATGCAGTCGTGTTTTGATTAATATCGATATATTAGCAATATTCGATTGAAGTTTGtgtttaatattaaatactAAACGACGTACGAAATATGGTTATTTTGACTATACATGTTGCTGAATAATGGTGCATTCTGATTATAAGGTGTTGATATGTAAGTTTGTTAGAGGGACATATGAGGAGACAAGTCGCTATCGACCtaattcttaagaaaaaagagtgCATATGCATGTATTATGTGGTACTCAGTACCTCTTAATCATTATTTAAATCCTATTTCTAAGTAGATTGATCGATGTttacaaaaaatcttataCCTCCATGTTTGTTGtgctggttttttttttttttttgttcatatacaTCCTGTTAAACTTCGTATAGCTATAGTATGGGGAGATGCTGATTAATTCGACAGTCATTTCAATGATCTTGTATGTTTTTTACTATGATACATTGACAATATATTTCACGTTAGTGTGTCGATCTtgttacaatatatattaacGTATATATGTCGATgatgaaaaattcaaaataaaatatttagaaagaCATAATGAATTATAAATTATGCAATAAAGCGTCGccatgattaaaaaaatgtaaatcaaaACACCCTATTTTATGCTTATTTAATTCCATAATTCTTGTTCTTATTAACCCACCAAAACACTTTTGATTGAATAGACTAGTAATCTGTTGGTCGCCACGAAAGGAAGAAGGAACTTTCATTAAATCTTAGTATATAGTATGATTGAgaaattaatattgattttttttgttcttcacagATACGGATAAAATGCAAAACTTTCAACGATAGTAGTATTCACCTAATTAAATTCCACGTCTGCAAATACGTCACTTTATTATACTGGCTTTGAAATTCTACTCCAGAAAATGGGTTGAGTCAAACACTAttctttatttagttttggGTGACCATTTAAAAAGACTATTATAACTTGTCAGTCACGCGTTCCCgtaattaatcaaaacaatgtcaatcgacaaaaaaaaaaaacattaatccTAACAATCTTTGTATGAATACgaatatttaagaaaattacttttttttttttggtaaggttagtaaattatttatattagtCCACACTATCTTTaggtatattattatttatttatgatgaTATCGTTTTTTGTAATAGTATGAagtaaaatttgaatataacttttgagttttgacctCGTATGTAAGAATATTCTGCAGCTACAAACACGTGGATGGAAATATCGacgcttctctctctctctctctcttgtcgCTCTGGAGTTGAACGGtagtatttattatatatatataataaactcCATTGCTGAAGAGTTTGTAATAACTTGCGATTTCTGAgctgaaagaaacaaagaacaaagaaacctTTTCGAAGAACCTTGGTTTTCAAGAACAgaaagagaatcaaaacaagattcaagaagaacTTATAATCTAAAGTTTCAATCAAGATTCCTCAAAGACCTTTTCTGCTTGAGGAATAAATCAACCAAACTGCATATCGTATATTCGAGAGGTACTTATtcatctccaccaccactCATTCTTCTCTGTCTCAATAATTTCATCTTTCTGAGGATTTGTCTTGCTGTGACCCAAGTGGTTTCTATcaatcttttcattttatttcattagtAGAGCTTATTGGTATTAagttaaaacttcaaaatgtgTATTTTCTACTGGGTTTAAAAATACCGGAGAAAATGTGTTTCACCAAACGAATTAATAATTCCGGGATACTCTGTTTTCCAGATCCGAAATGTTCTGATTTTTacgtttctttcttcaaaacgcgttttgttctctttatAACAGAATCCTGATGTTTTTTCACTTCTCAGGTTCCGATTTGGGATCTGTTGAATGGGTGTATCATTCTCCTGTCCGTTCGCAGAGCAAGACGACGTGGAAGCTGCTCTAGACTCTGTCACGGTTAAGTCCATAAGCTTTGGCGATGACGACGAATGCAAAACTCCTAAGAGATCTGTTAATTTCAATGACGGTACTTTAGAGCCCACGATTTTGAAATCTATGGGATCTGGTAAAATGGTTGTTGAGAAATCTGTTAGCTTGAAAGGGATGCAGCTAGAGAGAATGATCTCACTTAACAGGTCTGTTAAAGACAATGGCTTTGAGATTGCTAAAGAGTTCTCAGTTCTTGATCCGAGGAATCCGAAACACGAAGCTGCTATTAAGTTGCAGAAGGTTTATAAGAGCTTTCGTACTAGACGAAAGCTCGCTGATTGCGCTGTGCTTGTTGAGCAGAGCTGGTTAGTTTGACAACTCAAAACTCTCAAAACGTTCCATTTGTAGAAACTTTTGTGTTGTGAtctgatgttgttgttgttttgtttctattcTTAGGTGGAAACTTTTGGATTTTGCTGAGTTGAAGAGAAGTTCtatatctttctttgataTTGAGAAACACGAAACCGCGATCTCAAGGTGGTCTAGAGCAAGAACTAGAGCAGCTAAAGTTGGTAAAGGTTTGTCAAAGAATGGAAAAGCTCAAAAGCTTGCTTTACAACACTGGCTTGAAGCGGTAAGTTAAACATTATTCtcattctgttttttatttttgttacagATGTTTTGGATTGAACGTAATCTGatcttggtttggtttaacAGATTGACCCGAGACATCGGTATGGACACAACCTGCACTTTTACTACAACAAATGGCTCCATTGTCAGAGTAGAGAACCTTTCTTCTACTGGTAATTACTTCTCACAGACTCATTATCTCATTCCTGCAAATTCTTTTGTCctaaatcaagaaactaaaGTTATATATACGTTTGATTCAAATGTTGCAGGCTTGATATCGGCGAGGGGAAAGAGGTAAATCTTGTGGAGAAATGTCCGCGGTTGAAACTTCAACAACAGTGTATCAAATACCTTGGTCCGGTTAGTATCCATCCCTTTATCTCTTCTCATCAAGTGTATTTACGAAATTAGAACTtatttcttattgttttcatgtttatgTATAGATGGAAAGAAAAGCTTATGAGGTGGTTGTGGAAGACGGCAAATTCTTCTACAAGCATAGTGGAGAGATTCTTCAAACTTCTGATATGGAAGATAGTGAATCCAAATGGATTTTTGTGCTAAGCACATCGAAAGTGTTATACGtcgggaagaagaagaagggtacGTTTCAACATTCAAGCTTCTTAGCTGGAGGAGCTACTGTTGCTGCAGGGAGATTAGTTGTTGAGAATGGTGTTCTTAAGGCTGTTTGGCCACATAGCGGACATTATCAACCTACAGAAGAGAATTTCATGgactttctctctttcctccgCGAGAATGATGTCGATATCACCGATGTAAAGGTAAGAGGAAGAGATTTGATTGAATGACTCATTCATTGTTAGTTTTTGGCTATGTTTAGGATTATGTTCTAATAAGTGTTCTTTTGCTGTTTTCAGATGAGTCCTAcagatgaagatgaattcTCTATTTACAAACAGAGAAGCACTCATATGAGAAACCATTCTTTAGAAGAGGATTTGGAGGCTGAGAAGACCATTTCCTTTCAAGATAAGGTTGATCCAAGTGGAGAAGAACAAACTCTGATGAGAAATGAGTCCATCTCAAGAAAGCAAAGCGATCTCGAGACACCGGAAAAGATGGAATCATTTAGCACATTTGGCGATGAAATCCAATCCGTGGGATCGAAGTCTACAAAAGTATCTGAAGACTACGATTCAGGTGacgat from Arabidopsis thaliana chromosome 3, partial sequence includes these protein-coding regions:
- a CDS encoding calmodulin-binding family protein (calmodulin-binding family protein; CONTAINS InterPro DOMAIN/s: IQ calmodulin-binding region (InterPro:IPR000048); BEST Arabidopsis thaliana protein match is: calmodulin-binding family protein (TAIR:AT3G58480.1); Has 2440 Blast hits to 1727 proteins in 273 species: Archae - 4; Bacteria - 163; Metazoa - 734; Fungi - 252; Plants - 308; Viruses - 55; Other Eukaryotes - 924 (source: NCBI BLink).), whose amino-acid sequence is MGVSFSCPFAEQDDVEAALDSVTVKSISFGDDDECKTPKRSVNFNDGTLEPTILKSMGSGKMVVEKSVSLKGMQLERMISLNRSVKDNGFEIAKEFSVLDPRNPKHEAAIKLQKVYKSFRTRRKLADCAVLVEQSWWKLLDFAELKRSSISFFDIEKHETAISRWSRARTRAAKVGKGLSKNGKAQKLALQHWLEAIDPRHRYGHNLHFYYNKWLHCQSREPFFYWLDIGEGKEVNLVEKCPRLKLQQQCIKYLGPMERKAYEVVVEDGKFFYKHSGEILQTSDMEDSESKWIFVLSTSKVLYVGKKKKGTFQHSSFLAGGATVAAGRLVVENGVLKAVWPHSGHYQPTEENFMDFLSFLRENDVDITDVKMSPTDEDEFSIYKQRSTHMRNHSLEEDLEAEKTISFQDKVDPSGEEQTLMRNESISRKQSDLETPEKMESFSTFGDEIQSVGSKSTKVSEDYDSGDDEEEEEEMFELEQESMPSEQSSPRGEEKEEGETKESEVVKITEESILKRINSKKETKSFQLGKQLSCKWTTGAGPRIGCVRDYPSELQFQALEQVNLSPRSASVSRLCFSSSSQTQTPQMSPLWRGMSLPTDITLTNS